The DNA window GCGTCGAGATCAAGTCGATGTTCTACATGGGGACACCCACGCAGTTCGCTCGACCTCACTGATCGCTAATCTTCGGCTGTGATCCGCGTCGGGCTGCTGACTGACTACGGCACCCGTGACGGGTTCGTGGCGCTCTGCCAGGGCATCATCCTCGAGCGCGCGCCGGAGACGTCGCTGTTCGACATCTCTCACGAGGTCCCGCCGATGGACGTCCGTCACGGCGCTGCCGTCCTCACCCGCGTCCTGCCCTACCTGCCAGCGGCGATCTACTTCGTGGTCGTCGATCCGGGCGTTGGCACCAAGCGCCGCCCGGCCGCCGTACGAGCCGGCGAGAGCATCATCGTCGGCCCCGACAACGGCCTGCTCGCGGCCGGCGCCGCGGCGCTCGGCGGGGCCAGCGAGGCGTACGTGCTCACGAACTCCGCGCTCTGGCTGCCGACGGTCGGCCGTACGTTCCACGGGCGTGACATCTTCGCGCCGGTCGTCGGCCACCTCGCCGCGGGGAGACCGCTGGCGGAGGTCGGAGAGCCCACGCCGGTCGACACCCTGGTCGAACTGCCGCCGCTGCGGTCGCGGATCGCGGACGGCGTGGTGACCAGCGACGTGTCGTACGTGAACA is part of the Tenggerimyces flavus genome and encodes:
- a CDS encoding SAM hydrolase/SAM-dependent halogenase family protein → MIRVGLLTDYGTRDGFVALCQGIILERAPETSLFDISHEVPPMDVRHGAAVLTRVLPYLPAAIYFVVVDPGVGTKRRPAAVRAGESIIVGPDNGLLAAGAAALGGASEAYVLTNSALWLPTVGRTFHGRDIFAPVVGHLAAGRPLAEVGEPTPVDTLVELPPLRSRIADGVVTSDVSYVNRYGNIQLAAGPDALDVLGPGRVDVRCGDVAAWATVGRTFGEVPERELVLFVDSDGRVALAVNGGDAAARLGVRSGSEVVLRRSRMEA